AGGTCGATGAATCGGCACTGACGGGAGAGTCGCTACCCGTTGATAAACGTACAGAGCGATCGACCGAAGACGCACCATTGGGCGACCAGCTCAATCGGCTGTTCAAAGGGACAGCGGTAACGGCCGGAAATGGGCGGGCCATCGTAACAGGTATTGGCCAGCAGACTGAGTTAGGGAAAATTGCCACGATGGTCGAAGAGGCTAAACGGTCGGCCACACCGCTCGAAGAAAAGCTGGACGCACTGGCCAACGTACTGATCTGGGTGACGGTAGGGTTGGCTACGTTGTTTTTAATTGTCGGTCTGATTCGCGAAGAAGAACCCCTCCGGCTTATCGAAACGGCACTGGCTTTGGCGATTGCTGCTATTCCTGAAGGCATGTCGGTGGTAGCTACCATTGCACTGGCTTATGGTATGCTTCGACTGGCTACCAAGAAAGTCATCGTCAAACGGTTGTCGGCGGTCGAAACGCTGGGCGGGACAAACGTGATATTTACGGATAAAACCGGCACACTGACCCAGAATCGCATTGAGGTCAACACCATACAGTTGCCTGACCTGTCGGCTGAAGTACAGGGCGGAGCCCAAACGCTTCAGATTCTATCGGGCAACAACGATATTGTGGAGTCGGACGTGTTTAAGAAGCTGGTATTGGTCAGTGTGCTTTGCAACAATGCCGACTATGATATTGTGGATGGAGAAGCCAGGGAAGTGGGCGATCCGGTGGAAGTGTCCCTACTGAAATTTGCGATGGCGGCTGGCCAGAATCCTGACGAAATCAACCGGGATTATCCACGCAGGGCCGAAAAAGCGTTCAGTTCCGATACCCGCATCATGGGCACGCTACACGAGCACGAAAGCCGATTCGTGATTGCTGTGAAAGGGGCCGCTGAAGAAATTCTAAAACGCTCAATAGCCATTGACGAAAACACCCGAAAAGCGCAGTACGAGCTTTCGGAAAAGATGGCGGCAGAGGGGCTACGTACACTGGCTTTTGCCTATCGCGATACTGATAAAACGGCTGTACCCGGCGATGATTTTGCGGATGATGACCTGACGTATCTGGGGCTGATCGGCTTTCTGGACCCACCCCGAACCGAGGTGACCCCTTCGCTCGAATCGTGTCGGCGAGCGGGCATCAAGGTGATTATGGTTACCGGCGACCATCCTGCCACAGCCCTCACGATTGCCTCGAAAGTGAAATTGATCGAACCCGGCGAAGAAATCGTTCTGACCGGAAAAGATCTCAAACCAATTGACCAGCTTACGGCCGACGAAACCGAAAAACTGCTTAACTGCCGGGTGTTTGCCCGCGTTAGTCCAGCGCAGAAACTCGATATGATCGAGTTGTATCAGCAAAAGGGCCATATTGTAGGCATGACAGGCGATGGCGTGAACGATGCCCCCGCTCTCAAGAAATCTGACATTGGCATTGCGATGGGGTTGCGGGGTACACAGGTTGCCGCCGAAACCGCCGATATGGTGCTGAAAGATGATTCCTTTTCGTCAATTGTGGCCGCTATCGCACAGGGACGGGTAATTTTTGAGAATATCCGCAAATTCGTGCTGTTTCTGCTGTCGTGTAACCTGAGCGAAATATTCGTGGTTACGTTTGCCGGTTTCCTGAATGTCGGAACGCCCTTATTGCCGTTACAAATTCTGTTTATCAACATCGTAACCGACGTTTTTCCGGCGTTGGCACTGGGTGTTGGTCGCGAAAATGCCAGCCTGATGGAGCGGCCTCCCCGTGATCCGAAAACACCCATTATGGACACCCGCGACTGGCGGACTTTGGTTCTGTATGCCCTGGCAATGACGGCTGCGGTGCTCGGAACGTACGTGATCGGGACCCGGCTGTTGGGCTTGAATCCGGATGAAGGCAACAATCTGACGTTTTATGCCTTATCGTTTGCGCAACTCATGCATGTGTTCAATCTGCATTCTGAGCGGTCGTTTTTTGTCAACGAGATCACGCGAAATCGCTATATCTGGTACGCCCTGATACTTTGTCTGGCCATTCTGGCATTCACCTATTTCGTACCGGTGCTGCACGTTGTACTCAATATTCAGCCCATGACTACCACCGAATTCGGCTTGATTCTGGCGTCTGGGATTGTTCCTGTCATATTGATCCAGCTTGTGCGGCTTATTGGCAGCGCTATGAAATGAGTCAAAGCGTTTCAGTGAACCAAAGGGTTCCTGTACTTCCGACCTTCTTTCTTGACGGTTGACCAGGCCGTTTTTCGAAGTTGGCGGGCAAAATCTTTGTCGACTTCGGCAGGAGTGAAGGTCAGGCCGACGGGTGATTCACCAAACAGAAAGCCATACCAGACCAGTCCGCCGAGGTAGCAGCCAGCCGCATTGGCATGGTGCGAATCAAACGACAGCTTGCCATTGTCCCAGCTATAGCCCACATGCAATGAGTGCGTTTGGTTGGGCAGAGTGGACGGCTGGGCCAGAGAAGCATTGAACGTATTGTCGGGATGATACCCCCATTTTTTGCTGGAACTGATTTGCCAGAATGCATCACCATTTGGGATGATGGAAATACCCAGTTCGTCGGCAACGGTGTGATAGGCCGCTCTCGATTTTTCCCACATCTGCCGGGCATTTTTCGCAGAGTCACCTTTGGCAATGCGGCTAAAGTCCTTCGAATCGGATCGGTAGGCCCAGGTTTGATGAAAAACAACCGCTGCGTTGGGTTGTAGTTGTTTAACGTAGTCGTACAGCTTTCGAGCGTAGGGTTGATAGGTGGTTACATCGCCTGAGAGGATTGAAGCTTGCTGAATCGTGATTACATCCCAAGTTCCGTCCGCCAACAGCATTTTCAGCGATTTGCCGCCATACGGTTTGCCGTTCGGATCACCA
This window of the Spirosoma aerolatum genome carries:
- a CDS encoding cation-translocating P-type ATPase, which encodes MPNLTIPDQPHLVEVNKLFQDLATDSRKGLSAEEAHARLDEFGPNALQEAKRESALTILLRQFTGVIVYILVVAAGISFFLGDTVEGIAILAVLLINAVTGFVLEWNARQSMDALRKLDSTPARVLRDGRVREIASEDVTLGDILVVEAGDLVAADANLFQVNQLQVDESALTGESLPVDKRTERSTEDAPLGDQLNRLFKGTAVTAGNGRAIVTGIGQQTELGKIATMVEEAKRSATPLEEKLDALANVLIWVTVGLATLFLIVGLIREEEPLRLIETALALAIAAIPEGMSVVATIALAYGMLRLATKKVIVKRLSAVETLGGTNVIFTDKTGTLTQNRIEVNTIQLPDLSAEVQGGAQTLQILSGNNDIVESDVFKKLVLVSVLCNNADYDIVDGEAREVGDPVEVSLLKFAMAAGQNPDEINRDYPRRAEKAFSSDTRIMGTLHEHESRFVIAVKGAAEEILKRSIAIDENTRKAQYELSEKMAAEGLRTLAFAYRDTDKTAVPGDDFADDDLTYLGLIGFLDPPRTEVTPSLESCRRAGIKVIMVTGDHPATALTIASKVKLIEPGEEIVLTGKDLKPIDQLTADETEKLLNCRVFARVSPAQKLDMIELYQQKGHIVGMTGDGVNDAPALKKSDIGIAMGLRGTQVAAETADMVLKDDSFSSIVAAIAQGRVIFENIRKFVLFLLSCNLSEIFVVTFAGFLNVGTPLLPLQILFINIVTDVFPALALGVGRENASLMERPPRDPKTPIMDTRDWRTLVLYALAMTAAVLGTYVIGTRLLGLNPDEGNNLTFYALSFAQLMHVFNLHSERSFFVNEITRNRYIWYALILCLAILAFTYFVPVLHVVLNIQPMTTTEFGLILASGIVPVILIQLVRLIGSAMK
- a CDS encoding DUF4886 domain-containing protein; the encoded protein is MTSLNRYGTSVFIVFIFFLCVNTALSQSRDGNRSEKPLRLFMIGNSFSQNASKYLPELSKEGGHTLIIGRAELGGAPLQRHWEHAEAAERDPGDPNGKPYGGKSLKMLLADGTWDVITIQQASILSGDVTTYQPYARKLYDYVKQLQPNAAVVFHQTWAYRSDSKDFSRIAKGDSAKNARQMWEKSRAAYHTVADELGISIIPNGDAFWQISSSKKWGYHPDNTFNASLAQPSTLPNQTHSLHVGYSWDNGKLSFDSHHANAAGCYLGGLVWYGFLFGESPVGLTFTPAEVDKDFARQLRKTAWSTVKKEGRKYRNPLVH